From a region of the Balaenoptera musculus isolate JJ_BM4_2016_0621 chromosome 15, mBalMus1.pri.v3, whole genome shotgun sequence genome:
- the LOC118881610 gene encoding elongin-B-like, whose amino-acid sequence MPSSLKTKEEGCGVGVWGEKSTQAGRGGAGPPGSGTLGAGVWAARKGAELPASRRGEAVAGVDVFLKIRHLKTIIFMEGKESSTMFLLKHIVEGILKQLPDEQRLYKHHRFLDDGKILGECGLTSQTQPRVGLALQAGEAFETLPIKPFSSPPELRDVMKPQDPGSSANEQAVQ is encoded by the exons ATGCCATCTtcacttaaaacaaaagaagaagggtgtggggtgggggtgtggggag AAAAATCAAcgcaggcggggcggggcggggcggggccaccGGGTTCGGGCACCCTGGGGGCCGGCGTGTGGGCTGCCAGGAAGGGGGCGGAGCTGCCGGCTAGTCGAAGGGGAGAGGCAGTAGCCGGTGTGGACGTGTTCCTCAAAATCCGGCACCTCAAGACCATCATCTTCATGGAGGGCAAAGAGTCCAGCACCATGTTCCTGTTGAAGCACATCGTCGAGGGCATCCTTAAGCAGCTGCCAGACGAGCAGCGGCTGTACAAGCACCACCGGTTTCTGGACGATGGCAAGATATTGGGTGAGTGTGGCCTCACCAGCCAGACCCAGCCGCGGGTGGGGCTAGCCTTACAGGCAGGTGAAGCATTTGAGACCCTGCCCATCAAGCCCTTCTCCAGCCCACCGGAGCTGCGGGATGTGATGAAGCCGCAGGACCCAGGAAGCAGCGCTAATGAACAAGCTGTGCAGTGA